A region from the Desulfitobacterium dehalogenans ATCC 51507 genome encodes:
- a CDS encoding acyl-CoA carboxylase subunit beta encodes MEKDIARVKPLELIHKLMDEGTFVELQERMPETNVLTGLGKVNGRRVYAFAQNFETRGGSIDSAHANKIIAVMDMALNDGVPIVGFYHSVGARIQDGILALDAVGKLFNHHVKLSGKIPQISVIMGSCAGGAAYCPALTDFIFMIEEKSKLFVTGPKVVQAITGERSTAEELGGTKIHGKVSGVNHFESSDEESAIKDVRRLLSYLPQNHREKSPRMVSGISPKYSDPKNIVPVESNKPYDMLKLIEKIVDNESFIEIQKQYAKNTIIGFGRFNGIACGLIANQPKHLAGALDVDASEKIACFIRLCSNFNLPVILLEDTVGFMPGVRQESSGLLRYGADIVKAFAEASAPKITVIIRKAFGGAYIALNSKAIGATRVYAWTTAEIGVMGIGAAVNLLKKDSASSESLERSLSRGMEANLELALSHGVIDEVIEPYETRQKLIEAIEELRKREQLAV; translated from the coding sequence ATGGAAAAGGATATAGCCCGGGTTAAGCCCCTTGAGCTTATTCATAAATTAATGGATGAAGGTACCTTTGTTGAGTTGCAAGAGCGTATGCCGGAAACCAATGTCCTAACCGGGCTTGGGAAGGTGAATGGCCGGCGGGTATACGCCTTTGCCCAAAACTTTGAGACCAGAGGAGGCTCTATTGATTCAGCTCATGCCAATAAAATCATCGCTGTCATGGATATGGCGTTAAATGATGGTGTTCCCATAGTTGGTTTTTATCATTCGGTTGGAGCCAGAATCCAAGATGGTATTCTAGCGCTGGATGCCGTTGGAAAGTTATTTAATCACCATGTGAAATTATCAGGAAAGATACCTCAGATTTCGGTTATTATGGGTTCTTGTGCCGGCGGCGCAGCTTATTGTCCGGCATTAACAGACTTTATATTTATGATTGAAGAAAAATCCAAACTTTTTGTCACAGGTCCTAAAGTTGTACAGGCAATTACCGGCGAGAGATCAACTGCGGAAGAATTAGGGGGAACAAAGATACATGGAAAAGTGAGCGGGGTTAACCATTTTGAATCCTCAGATGAGGAGTCTGCCATTAAAGATGTTCGCAGGCTGCTTTCTTACTTGCCACAGAATCACCGTGAAAAATCTCCACGGATGGTATCGGGCATTTCACCTAAATATTCAGATCCAAAAAACATTGTGCCGGTGGAATCGAATAAGCCTTATGACATGCTTAAGCTCATCGAGAAAATCGTGGATAATGAATCATTTATAGAGATTCAGAAGCAGTATGCAAAGAATACGATTATTGGCTTCGGGAGATTCAATGGTATTGCTTGTGGATTGATTGCCAATCAACCGAAACATCTTGCTGGAGCACTGGATGTCGATGCCTCCGAAAAAATTGCCTGCTTTATTCGGCTTTGTTCCAATTTTAATCTTCCTGTTATACTCCTTGAAGATACAGTTGGTTTTATGCCGGGAGTCCGGCAAGAATCCAGTGGGCTGCTCAGATATGGAGCAGATATCGTCAAGGCTTTTGCAGAAGCTTCGGCACCCAAAATCACGGTGATTATCAGAAAGGCATTTGGGGGAGCATATATCGCTCTTAATTCAAAAGCTATCGGAGCAACACGTGTCTATGCCTGGACAACCGCAGAGATCGGCGTGATGGGAATTGGAGCTGCGGTGAATCTGTTGAAGAAGGATTCGGCTTCATCGGAGTCTCTGGAGAGGAGCCTGAGCCGCGGAATGGAAGCGAATCTGGAACTAGCCCTTTCTCATGGAGTGATCGATGAGGTAATAGAGCCCTATGAGACCCGGCAGAAGCTGATTGAAGCGATCGAAGAGCTTAGGAAAAGAGAACAGCTTGCGGTTTAA
- a CDS encoding methyl-accepting chemotaxis protein, producing MFWADTYDGYFIASGVGGTAPGTLRTEFQDAKENYFVQTFLENARKPEGGYSEYYYPRPKDVDPSQTPLPKRSYSAGFDSWGWAIGTGNYVDDIEQKIANYEVELNAEQNRELWFTILGYIAILLTSILSSLYINHRITKRITPMSETAKAIAQGKLSVEKFNITGMDSISELGESLNRMVDNLNEVVTMTKASSDNVAATAEEMNQGLDQSAQTSEQIVRSISEVAEGTTRQEALVRDAFQAVGEVSATMATMIESSKQMAGKSREVADSANKGEESILRTIDQMHSIEKTVSKSAEVVKILGENSTQISGIVDTIGGIASQTNLLALNAAIEAARAGEAGSGFAVVADEVRKLAEQSTEATAQIADLIQLIQTETENAISAMDDGIKEVKTGTLVVNDAGEAFKGIKGLIEEMSSEIEKTVEQIQFSSEANQHVVSIMDEVNAITDAIAFEVSHILTGTEEQSASMEEIASSSEALATMAEDLKRIVSKFEN from the coding sequence ATGTTCTGGGCAGATACATATGATGGCTATTTTATCGCTTCAGGTGTAGGAGGTACTGCACCGGGAACCTTGCGTACGGAATTTCAGGATGCCAAAGAGAATTACTTTGTCCAGACTTTTCTGGAAAATGCCCGGAAACCTGAAGGGGGTTATTCAGAGTATTATTATCCACGCCCCAAAGATGTAGACCCCTCTCAGACTCCATTGCCCAAACGCTCATACTCCGCGGGATTTGATTCTTGGGGCTGGGCTATTGGGACGGGGAACTATGTGGATGATATCGAACAAAAAATCGCGAACTATGAAGTGGAATTGAATGCCGAACAAAATCGAGAACTATGGTTTACTATCCTTGGTTATATCGCTATTCTTTTGACCTCAATACTATCTTCCCTGTATATCAATCACCGGATCACGAAGAGAATCACCCCTATGTCAGAAACGGCAAAAGCGATAGCTCAAGGAAAATTATCGGTGGAAAAGTTTAACATTACAGGGATGGATAGCATCAGTGAACTTGGAGAGTCCTTAAATCGTATGGTCGATAATTTAAATGAAGTGGTTACTATGACTAAGGCATCTTCCGATAATGTGGCGGCTACCGCTGAGGAAATGAATCAGGGGCTGGACCAATCCGCTCAGACTTCTGAACAGATTGTTCGTTCGATCAGTGAGGTTGCGGAGGGGACAACCCGCCAGGAAGCACTGGTTCGTGATGCCTTTCAAGCGGTGGGTGAAGTTTCTGCCACGATGGCGACGATGATAGAAAGTTCCAAGCAAATGGCCGGCAAATCCCGTGAGGTGGCGGATTCAGCAAATAAAGGGGAAGAAAGTATACTGCGCACTATCGACCAAATGCACAGCATTGAGAAGACGGTGAGCAAATCGGCGGAAGTGGTTAAGATCCTCGGTGAAAATTCGACTCAGATCTCAGGCATTGTAGATACGATCGGGGGAATTGCGTCCCAAACCAACCTTCTGGCACTCAATGCGGCCATCGAGGCTGCACGGGCCGGAGAAGCAGGAAGTGGATTTGCTGTTGTGGCTGATGAAGTCCGCAAACTTGCTGAACAATCCACAGAGGCCACGGCTCAAATCGCCGACTTGATCCAACTTATTCAGACGGAGACTGAAAACGCTATCTCAGCAATGGATGACGGGATTAAAGAAGTCAAGACAGGGACCCTGGTGGTTAACGACGCGGGAGAGGCCTTTAAAGGAATCAAGGGGCTGATCGAGGAAATGTCCTCTGAAATAGAAAAGACTGTAGAACAAATCCAGTTCAGCTCCGAGGCCAATCAACATGTGGTCAGTATTATGGATGAAGTCAATGCTATCACCGATGCGATTGCTTTTGAAGTCAGTCATATCTTAACTGGGACGGAAGAGCAATCCGCTTCTATGGAAGAAATCGCTTCCTCCAGTGAAGCTCTGGCCACCATGGCAGAAGATTTGAAAAGAATTGTTTCCAAGTTCGAAAATTAA
- a CDS encoding benzoate/H(+) symporter BenE family transporter: MMGISMSRINKAGLKDLNLRNFAAGIVSALLAITGPPAIILEAASNGNFTTSQTILWMFSCYVFGGIYSILIPWYYKMPIVGAHSITGVAFLATVTAHFSYSELIGAYIVSALLMLAVGVFGIFSKLLDYVPKQIIAVMLAGMIIRYMVNFINSITELPIIGGVALLTFLIFSKWKTKIPPMVAGIVTATVLLFLTQPLESLALGSSPVMPALQVPVFNPLSFLSVSIPLALLILSNDAAVGLGALEQNDYHPPINKVISLSGLFSVLTSFFGGQSANVAGMMSAICADPEAGLKEKRYMGAVVSGVIILLFGLFAWKLVPLIQVLPKPFISLLVGFALLGVFGNSLSTGFSNPKMKLSAALTFVIALSNITLLNISAPVWSLLVGTLVARFVEN, from the coding sequence ATGATGGGGATAAGCATGAGCAGAATTAATAAAGCCGGTTTAAAGGACTTAAATCTACGGAACTTTGCGGCGGGTATTGTATCGGCGTTGCTTGCAATAACAGGCCCGCCTGCCATTATCCTGGAGGCGGCCTCCAATGGTAACTTTACAACTTCACAAACGATACTTTGGATGTTTTCCTGTTATGTTTTTGGGGGGATTTATAGTATTCTCATCCCTTGGTATTACAAGATGCCCATCGTCGGAGCCCACTCCATTACCGGGGTGGCTTTTCTAGCTACCGTCACAGCCCATTTTTCCTATTCGGAGCTTATCGGAGCATATATAGTCTCCGCCCTTTTAATGTTAGCAGTGGGAGTGTTCGGAATCTTTTCCAAGCTCCTTGACTATGTACCTAAGCAAATTATAGCAGTCATGCTGGCCGGTATGATTATACGTTATATGGTGAACTTTATTAACTCTATCACGGAGCTTCCCATAATCGGTGGGGTAGCTCTTTTAACCTTTTTAATTTTCAGCAAATGGAAAACCAAGATTCCACCTATGGTTGCAGGTATTGTAACCGCAACGGTGCTCTTATTCCTGACTCAGCCTTTAGAAAGTTTAGCTCTGGGTTCCTCACCGGTTATGCCTGCTCTTCAGGTTCCTGTTTTTAATCCCTTAAGCTTTCTGTCGGTATCGATCCCCTTGGCCTTACTTATTCTCAGCAATGATGCTGCCGTTGGCTTAGGAGCCTTAGAGCAAAATGATTACCATCCGCCTATTAATAAGGTGATTTCCCTTAGCGGCCTTTTCTCTGTCCTTACCAGTTTTTTCGGCGGACAATCGGCCAATGTAGCCGGTATGATGTCGGCCATCTGTGCTGATCCTGAAGCGGGCCTTAAGGAAAAACGCTACATGGGTGCAGTAGTCTCGGGGGTTATTATCCTTCTCTTCGGCCTTTTTGCCTGGAAGCTGGTGCCCTTGATTCAGGTATTGCCTAAACCTTTCATTTCCCTGCTGGTGGGTTTTGCCCTCTTAGGTGTGTTTGGGAATAGCTTATCCACTGGATTTTCCAACCCTAAAATGAAATTAAGTGCTGCTTTGACCTTTGTCATTGCTTTGTCTAATATTACACTATTGAATATCAGTGCTCCGGTCTGGTCTTTGCTCGTTGGGACTTTAGTCGCACGATTTGTAGAGAATTGA